One part of the Musa acuminata AAA Group cultivar baxijiao chromosome BXJ1-5, Cavendish_Baxijiao_AAA, whole genome shotgun sequence genome encodes these proteins:
- the LOC135672933 gene encoding probable inactive leucine-rich repeat receptor-like protein kinase At3g03770 isoform X1, which produces MVPRSYITCLLTVFVVLVLIPHTHQLQSSQAWSLLRIQRLLNYPPVLSSWNTSTDFCNADPNPYLTVVCYEESITQLHISGSDSSPPLPLSFSIDSFFTTLTRLPNLKVLSLTSLGLWGPLPPKISRLSSLEIVNMSSNYLYGAIPRQVSSLRHLQTLILEHNMFTGQVPDVLSELSLLAVLNLQNNTLSGPLPQSISGLQSLRVLVLSSNSLSADLPDLSGLTNLQVLDLENNYFGPQFPRLQRKVVTVVLRKNRFGGGLPADLSSYYLLERLDVSFNKFVGPFLPSLLSLPSIRYLNIAGNRFTGMLFQNTTCNDDLKFVDLSSNLLSGNLPTCLFSNTKDKVVLYSSNCLGIEDHGQHPTSFCQTQALAVGILPHQEKRTSGGKKVIAIGVAVGIVGSISIVGFAVFFAIRRGIIKRLMKQPPRRIVEHASSGYPFKLLADARYISQTMKLGALGIPSYRSFSVEELEAATNNFEPSRFMEEGSHGQIYRGRLKDGSWVAIRCLKLKKGQTSQNFNRHIELISKLRHRHLVSALGHCFEYNLDDSSVSRLFLIFEYVSNGTLRSNISEGGQRLTWIQRLSAAIGVVKGIQFLHGGIMPGLFSNDLKVTNIFLDQNLVAKISSYNLPVLAENMITMVSAGGSSSGSNEPGGRLKHLDKIDIYDFGIILLEIVSGRPITLTSEVHIMKDELQESILADGAARRSLVDHFIRRQSCDESLKTVMEICLRCLSKEPTQRPSVEDVLWNLHFAVQVQESWRWDSQSSEDSPLSPRQPPRSPVSLN; this is translated from the exons ATGGTTCCTAGAAGCTATATTACCTGTCTGCTCACTGTATTTGTGGTTTTGGTCCTTATACCACACACACACCAGCTGCAATCCTCCCAAGCTTGGTCGTTGCTGAGAATCCAGCGGCTTCTCAATTATCCTCCTGTTCTGAGTAGCTGGAATACCAGCACGGACTTCTGCAATGCTGATCCAAATCCATACCTGACAGTTGTTTGCTACGAAGAGAGCATAACCCAGTTGCACATAAGTGGAAGTGACAGTTCTCCGCCTCTTCCACTGAGTTTCTCGATCGATTCTTTCTTCACTACTCTCACTCGGCTCCCAAACTTGAAGGTCCTCTCTTTGACTTCGCTAGGCCTTTGGGGTCCCCTTCCTCCAAAGATTTCTCGCTTGTCTTCTCTAGAGATCGTCAATATGAGCTCAAATTACTTGTATGGAGCCATTCCTCGGCAAGTTTCCAGTTTGAGACATCTCCAAACTCTTATACTTGAACACAACATGTTCACTGGCCAAGTTCCTGATGTTTTGAGTGAACTTTCTCTTTTGGCTGTGTTGAACTTACAGAACAATACTTTAAGTGGGCCTTTGCCACAATCGATTAGTGGTCTGCAGTCACTTAGGGTGCTTGTTCTCTCCTCAAATAGTTTGTCTGCGGATTTACCTGATCTTAGTGGTTTGACTAACCTTCAAGTGCTTGATCTAGAGAACAACTACTTCGGACCTCAATTTCCAAGATTACAGAGGAAGGTGGTGACTGTTGTGTTGAGAAAAAATAGGTTCGGTGGTGGCTTGCCAGCTGATCTAAGCTCCTATTATTTGCTCGAACGGTTGGATGTCTCTTTCAATAAATTCGTTGGGCCTTTTCTGCCATCGCTGTTGTCTCTTCCTTCTATTCGATATCTGAATATTGCTGGAAACAGATTCACTGGAATGCTTTTTCAAAACACGACTTGCAATGATGATCTTAAGTTTGTAGATTTGTCTTCAAATCTTTTGTCTGGTAACTTGCCAACATGTCTGTTTTCAAACACTAAGGACAAGGTGGTTTTGTACTCATCAAATTGTTTAGGGATCGAGGATCATGGTCAGCATCCAACCTCATTTTGCCAGACTCAAGCTTTGGCTGTGGGAATATTGCCTCACCAAGAAAAGAGAACATCAGGTGGCAAAAAAGTTATCGCAATTGGTGTAGCAGTAGGGATTGTTGGAAGCATTTCGATAGTTGGTTTTGCAGTTTTCTTTGCTATTAGAAGAGGAATTATCAAGAGGCTAATGAAGCAACCTCCAAGAAGAATAGTAGAGCATGCTTCAAGTGGATACCCTTTCAAGTTGCTGGCTGATGCAA GGTACATATCTCAAACAATGAAGTTGGGAGCACTTGGCATTCCATCTTATAGATCATTTTCAGTGGAGGAGCTGGAAGCTGCTACAAATAACTTCGAACCGTCAAGGTTCATGGAAGAAGGCTCTCATGGTCAG ATATACAGAGGAAGACTCAAAGATGGTTCCTGGGTGGCAATAAGATGCTTAAAGCTGAAAAAGGGACAAACTTCCCAGAACTTCAATCGGCATATTGAATTAATATCCAAGCTTAGGCATCGCCATTTGGTCAGTGCCCTTGGCCACTGCTTTGAGTATAACCTGGATGATTCCAGTGTCAGCAGATTATTTCTCATTTTCGAATATGTGTCAAATGGAACATTAAGAAGCAATATATCAG AGGGAGGTCAGAGGCTTACATGGATACAGAGGCTATCAGCTGCCATTGGTGTAGTAAAGGGTATTCAGTTTTTGCATGGGGGTATCATGCCTGGCTTGTTTTCAAATGATCTAAAAGTCACAAATATATTTTTAGATCAGAATCTTGTTGCAAAAATCAGTAGCTACAACCTTCCAGTACTAGCAGAGAATATGATAACTAtg GTATCTGCAGGAGGTTCATCGAGTGGATCAAATGAACCTGGTGGAAG GCTCAAACATTTGGATAAGATTGACATATATGATTTTGGTATCATCTTACTGGAAATTGTATCCGGCAGGCCAATCACATTAACAAGTGAAGTCCACATAATGAAAGATGAG TTACAAGAAAGTATTCTAGCTGACGGAGCTGCTCGGAGGAGCCTCGTGGATCATTTTATAAGAAGGCAAAGCTGTGATGAATCACTGAAGACTGTCATGGAGATCTGCCTGCGATGTCTTTCGAAGGAACCAACTCAGAGACCCTCGGTCGAAGATGTGCTTTGGAACTTGCATTTTGCTGTTCAAGTCCAAGAATCTTGGAGGTGGGACTCTCAAAGTAGTGAAGATTCACCTCTTTCACCTCGTCAGCCTCCCCGATCGCCAGTCTCACTCAATTAG
- the LOC135672933 gene encoding probable inactive leucine-rich repeat receptor-like protein kinase At3g03770 isoform X2, with the protein MVPRSYITCLLTVFVVLVLIPHTHQLQSSQAWSLLRIQRLLNYPPVLSSWNTSTDFCNADPNPYLTVVCYEESITQLHISGSDSSPPLPLSFSIDSFFTTLTRLPNLKVLSLTSLGLWGPLPPKISRLSSLEIVNMSSNYLYGAIPRQVSSLRHLQTLILEHNMFTGQVPDVLSELSLLAVLNLQNNTLSGPLPQSISGLQSLRVLVLSSNSLSADLPDLSGLTNLQVLDLENNYFGPQFPRLQRKVVTVVLRKNRFGGGLPADLSSYYLLERLDVSFNKFVGPFLPSLLSLPSIRYLNIAGNRFTGMLFQNTTCNDDLKFVDLSSNLLSGNLPTCLFSNTKDKVVLYSSNCLGIEDHGQHPTSFCQTQALAVGILPHQEKRTSGGKKVIAIGVAVGIVGSISIVGFAVFFAIRRGIIKRLMKQPPRRIVEHASSGYPFKLLADARYISQTMKLGALGIPSYRSFSVEELEAATNNFEPSRFMEEGSHGQIYRGRLKDGSWVAIRCLKLKKGQTSQNFNRHIELISKLRHRHLVSALGHCFEYNLDDSSVSRLFLIFEYVSNGTLRSNISEGGQRLTWIQRLSAAIGVVKGIQFLHGGIMPGLFSNDLKVTNIFLDQNLVAKISSYNLPVLAENMITMVSAGGSSSGSNEPGGSYKKVF; encoded by the exons ATGGTTCCTAGAAGCTATATTACCTGTCTGCTCACTGTATTTGTGGTTTTGGTCCTTATACCACACACACACCAGCTGCAATCCTCCCAAGCTTGGTCGTTGCTGAGAATCCAGCGGCTTCTCAATTATCCTCCTGTTCTGAGTAGCTGGAATACCAGCACGGACTTCTGCAATGCTGATCCAAATCCATACCTGACAGTTGTTTGCTACGAAGAGAGCATAACCCAGTTGCACATAAGTGGAAGTGACAGTTCTCCGCCTCTTCCACTGAGTTTCTCGATCGATTCTTTCTTCACTACTCTCACTCGGCTCCCAAACTTGAAGGTCCTCTCTTTGACTTCGCTAGGCCTTTGGGGTCCCCTTCCTCCAAAGATTTCTCGCTTGTCTTCTCTAGAGATCGTCAATATGAGCTCAAATTACTTGTATGGAGCCATTCCTCGGCAAGTTTCCAGTTTGAGACATCTCCAAACTCTTATACTTGAACACAACATGTTCACTGGCCAAGTTCCTGATGTTTTGAGTGAACTTTCTCTTTTGGCTGTGTTGAACTTACAGAACAATACTTTAAGTGGGCCTTTGCCACAATCGATTAGTGGTCTGCAGTCACTTAGGGTGCTTGTTCTCTCCTCAAATAGTTTGTCTGCGGATTTACCTGATCTTAGTGGTTTGACTAACCTTCAAGTGCTTGATCTAGAGAACAACTACTTCGGACCTCAATTTCCAAGATTACAGAGGAAGGTGGTGACTGTTGTGTTGAGAAAAAATAGGTTCGGTGGTGGCTTGCCAGCTGATCTAAGCTCCTATTATTTGCTCGAACGGTTGGATGTCTCTTTCAATAAATTCGTTGGGCCTTTTCTGCCATCGCTGTTGTCTCTTCCTTCTATTCGATATCTGAATATTGCTGGAAACAGATTCACTGGAATGCTTTTTCAAAACACGACTTGCAATGATGATCTTAAGTTTGTAGATTTGTCTTCAAATCTTTTGTCTGGTAACTTGCCAACATGTCTGTTTTCAAACACTAAGGACAAGGTGGTTTTGTACTCATCAAATTGTTTAGGGATCGAGGATCATGGTCAGCATCCAACCTCATTTTGCCAGACTCAAGCTTTGGCTGTGGGAATATTGCCTCACCAAGAAAAGAGAACATCAGGTGGCAAAAAAGTTATCGCAATTGGTGTAGCAGTAGGGATTGTTGGAAGCATTTCGATAGTTGGTTTTGCAGTTTTCTTTGCTATTAGAAGAGGAATTATCAAGAGGCTAATGAAGCAACCTCCAAGAAGAATAGTAGAGCATGCTTCAAGTGGATACCCTTTCAAGTTGCTGGCTGATGCAA GGTACATATCTCAAACAATGAAGTTGGGAGCACTTGGCATTCCATCTTATAGATCATTTTCAGTGGAGGAGCTGGAAGCTGCTACAAATAACTTCGAACCGTCAAGGTTCATGGAAGAAGGCTCTCATGGTCAG ATATACAGAGGAAGACTCAAAGATGGTTCCTGGGTGGCAATAAGATGCTTAAAGCTGAAAAAGGGACAAACTTCCCAGAACTTCAATCGGCATATTGAATTAATATCCAAGCTTAGGCATCGCCATTTGGTCAGTGCCCTTGGCCACTGCTTTGAGTATAACCTGGATGATTCCAGTGTCAGCAGATTATTTCTCATTTTCGAATATGTGTCAAATGGAACATTAAGAAGCAATATATCAG AGGGAGGTCAGAGGCTTACATGGATACAGAGGCTATCAGCTGCCATTGGTGTAGTAAAGGGTATTCAGTTTTTGCATGGGGGTATCATGCCTGGCTTGTTTTCAAATGATCTAAAAGTCACAAATATATTTTTAGATCAGAATCTTGTTGCAAAAATCAGTAGCTACAACCTTCCAGTACTAGCAGAGAATATGATAACTAtg GTATCTGCAGGAGGTTCATCGAGTGGATCAAATGAACCTGGTGGAAG TTACAAGAAAGTATTCTAG